A window from Erythrobacter sp. YJ-T3-07 encodes these proteins:
- a CDS encoding (deoxy)nucleoside triphosphate pyrophosphohydrolase, producing the protein MANIPTYLPVVAAAIGPREGRWLMHRRPEDKAHGGLWEFPGGKIEAGEGARAALVREIAEECGLEVDPSQMVEAGFAAQDPAQCEGDRPILLLLFRCPAWTGEATSREGGQWRWCTREEIEGLAMPPLDRVLAAQLFA; encoded by the coding sequence GTGGCAAATATTCCGACATACCTGCCCGTAGTGGCTGCCGCGATCGGTCCGCGCGAGGGGCGGTGGCTGATGCACCGGCGGCCCGAGGACAAGGCGCATGGCGGCCTGTGGGAATTTCCCGGCGGTAAGATCGAGGCGGGCGAGGGCGCCCGTGCGGCGCTGGTGCGCGAGATTGCGGAGGAGTGCGGGCTGGAGGTCGATCCGTCGCAGATGGTCGAGGCGGGCTTTGCCGCGCAGGACCCTGCGCAGTGCGAGGGCGACCGCCCGATCCTGCTGCTGCTGTTCCGCTGTCCTGCATGGACGGGGGAGGCCACCTCGCGCGAAGGGGGGCAGTGGCGCTGGTGCACGCGCGAGGAGATCGAGGGGCTCGCCATGCCGCCTCTCGACCGGGTTCTTGCCGCGCAATTGTTCGCCTGA